One part of the Algibacter sp. L1A34 genome encodes these proteins:
- the ileS gene encoding isoleucine--tRNA ligase — protein sequence MSAKFPEYKGLDLPNVADQILNYWQENNIFEKSVTTREGNKPFVFFEGPPSANGLPGVHHVLARAIKDIFPRYKTMKGYQVKRKAGWDTHGLPIELGVEKELGITKEDIGKTISVEDYNAACRKAVMRYTDVWNDLTQKMGYWVDMDDPYITYEPKYMETVWWLLKEIYTKKLMYKGYTIQPYSPKAGTGLSSHEVNQPGAYQDVTDTTIVAQFKAIESTLPDFLKNEGDIHFTAWTTTPWTLPSNTALTVGPKIDYVLVQTYNQYTFKPIKVILAKALVGKQFGGKNNTQVETKAELLDYKEGDKKIPFYIVDVGWDYSDEEYEEIKNTYKKESIIGDKKAPKQTFSRKEFKGNDLVGIKYEQLLPYALPNDNPENAFRVIAGDFVTTEDGTGIVHTAPTFGADDALVAKQATPEIPPLLVKDENDNLVPLVDLQGRFRPEIKDDIYGFSEEYVKSEYLSEEEFIIELAKQQEKLKPVIADLKSYLSVDERLALKLKNENKAFKVEKYKHSYPHCWRTDKPILYYPLDSWFIKVTDIKGRMHELNTGINWKPKSTGEGRFGNWLANANDWNLSRSRYWGIPLPIWRTEDGKEEICIGSVEELKAEMQNAVTAGVLAEDIFADFEVGNNSEENYAKIDLHKNIVDEITLVSASGQPMKRESDLIDVWFDSGSMPYAQWHYPFENKDKIDENKSFPADFIAEGVDQTRGWFYTLHAIATMVFDSVAYKNVVSNGLVLDKNGQKMSKRLGNAVDPFETLGTYGADATRWYMIANANPWDNLKFDLEGIEEVKRKFFGTLYNTYSFFQLYANLDNFNYSEADIPLNERPEIDRWILSELHTLIQKVDAFYADYEPTKAARAISDFTQDYVSNWFVRLSRRRFWKGDYQQDKISAYQTLYTCMVTISKLGAPIAPFFMDKLYLDLNSVTKKESFESVHLSEFPVFDANFVDKSLENKMESAQIISSLVLSLRAKEKIKVRQPLQKIMIPIDSESQKNEILAVADLIKSEVNVKEIEVLEDASDILVKQIKPNFKVLGPRFGKDMKAIAQLVNNFTASDIKNIEQNGILDIEVNGKSITLERTDVEITSQDIEGWLVANEGSLTVALDVTISEELRKEGIARELINRIQNLRKDSGLEVTDRINVTFQKDEHIVKAVEANIAYIKSETLTNELNIIDNLQDGIEIAFDEVNTRLYIQKN from the coding sequence ATGAGCGCTAAATTTCCTGAATACAAAGGACTTGACTTACCAAATGTTGCAGACCAGATCTTAAACTATTGGCAAGAAAACAACATATTTGAAAAAAGTGTAACCACTAGAGAAGGTAATAAACCTTTTGTGTTTTTCGAAGGCCCGCCTTCGGCAAACGGTTTACCTGGTGTACACCATGTTTTAGCACGTGCTATTAAAGATATTTTTCCACGCTATAAAACCATGAAAGGTTACCAAGTTAAGCGTAAAGCTGGTTGGGACACACACGGTTTACCTATTGAGTTAGGTGTAGAAAAAGAATTAGGTATTACCAAGGAAGATATTGGTAAAACCATTTCAGTAGAGGATTATAACGCTGCATGTAGAAAAGCAGTAATGCGCTATACAGATGTTTGGAACGACCTCACTCAAAAAATGGGATATTGGGTTGATATGGACGATCCATACATTACTTACGAACCAAAATACATGGAAACCGTATGGTGGTTGCTAAAAGAAATATACACTAAAAAACTAATGTATAAAGGCTACACAATTCAGCCTTATTCACCAAAAGCAGGAACTGGTTTAAGTTCTCATGAGGTTAACCAGCCAGGAGCGTATCAAGACGTAACCGACACTACTATCGTTGCTCAGTTTAAAGCTATAGAAAGTACATTGCCAGATTTTTTAAAAAATGAAGGTGATATACATTTTACTGCATGGACAACAACTCCTTGGACATTACCAAGTAATACAGCATTAACTGTTGGACCAAAAATTGACTACGTTTTAGTTCAAACGTATAATCAATACACATTCAAACCTATTAAGGTTATTTTAGCAAAAGCTTTAGTTGGAAAACAGTTTGGAGGAAAAAATAATACTCAAGTAGAAACTAAAGCAGAGTTATTAGATTATAAAGAAGGAGACAAGAAGATTCCGTTTTATATAGTAGATGTTGGTTGGGATTATTCTGACGAAGAATATGAAGAAATTAAAAACACATATAAAAAAGAGAGCATAATAGGTGATAAAAAAGCTCCAAAACAAACATTTTCTCGAAAGGAATTTAAAGGAAACGATCTTGTTGGCATTAAATACGAACAATTATTACCATATGCCTTACCAAATGATAATCCAGAAAATGCTTTTAGAGTTATAGCCGGAGATTTTGTAACTACCGAAGATGGTACTGGAATAGTGCATACAGCACCAACTTTTGGAGCAGATGATGCTTTGGTTGCAAAACAAGCTACACCAGAAATTCCGCCACTTTTAGTAAAAGATGAAAATGACAACCTAGTACCACTTGTGGATTTACAAGGTCGTTTTAGACCAGAAATTAAAGATGATATTTACGGTTTTTCAGAAGAATATGTAAAATCTGAATACTTAAGTGAAGAGGAGTTTATTATAGAACTAGCAAAACAACAAGAAAAATTAAAGCCTGTTATTGCAGATTTAAAAAGCTATTTGAGTGTTGATGAAAGACTAGCTCTTAAATTAAAAAATGAAAACAAAGCTTTTAAAGTTGAAAAATATAAGCATAGTTACCCACATTGTTGGAGAACAGATAAACCTATTCTTTATTACCCATTAGATTCTTGGTTTATTAAAGTAACGGACATAAAAGGCCGTATGCACGAGTTAAACACAGGTATTAACTGGAAACCAAAATCGACTGGAGAAGGTCGTTTTGGAAACTGGTTAGCAAATGCAAACGACTGGAATTTATCACGTTCACGTTATTGGGGGATTCCATTACCAATTTGGAGAACCGAAGATGGTAAAGAAGAAATTTGCATAGGTTCTGTTGAAGAACTGAAAGCAGAAATGCAAAATGCAGTTACAGCCGGTGTTTTAGCTGAAGATATATTTGCAGATTTCGAAGTTGGAAATAATTCCGAAGAAAACTACGCGAAAATAGATTTACATAAAAATATAGTTGATGAAATCACTTTAGTTTCAGCAAGCGGACAACCTATGAAACGCGAAAGCGATTTAATTGATGTCTGGTTCGATTCTGGCTCTATGCCTTATGCGCAATGGCACTACCCTTTTGAAAATAAAGATAAAATTGACGAAAACAAATCGTTTCCAGCAGATTTTATCGCTGAAGGTGTCGATCAAACACGTGGATGGTTTTATACGCTTCATGCTATAGCGACTATGGTTTTCGATTCTGTAGCTTATAAAAACGTAGTCTCTAACGGATTAGTGTTAGATAAAAACGGACAAAAAATGTCTAAACGTTTAGGTAACGCCGTGGATCCGTTTGAAACTTTAGGGACATATGGTGCCGATGCTACGCGTTGGTACATGATTGCCAATGCAAATCCTTGGGATAATTTAAAATTCGATTTAGAAGGGATAGAAGAAGTAAAACGTAAATTCTTCGGAACACTTTACAACACCTATTCATTCTTCCAGCTTTATGCTAATCTTGATAACTTTAATTATAGTGAAGCCGATATTCCGTTAAACGAACGTCCAGAAATAGATAGATGGATTCTTTCAGAATTACACACATTAATCCAAAAAGTAGATGCTTTTTATGCCGATTACGAGCCAACAAAAGCAGCGCGAGCTATTTCAGACTTTACACAAGATTACGTAAGCAACTGGTTTGTACGTTTAAGCAGAAGACGTTTCTGGAAAGGTGATTACCAACAAGATAAAATTTCAGCATACCAAACACTTTACACCTGTATGGTAACTATTTCGAAATTAGGCGCACCCATTGCACCGTTCTTTATGGACAAGTTGTATTTAGATTTAAATTCGGTTACTAAAAAAGAATCTTTCGAGAGTGTTCACTTATCAGAATTCCCAGTATTCGATGCTAATTTTGTTGATAAGTCGCTCGAAAACAAGATGGAAAGCGCTCAAATCATTTCATCTTTAGTACTTTCATTACGAGCTAAAGAAAAAATAAAAGTAAGACAACCATTACAAAAAATCATGATTCCTATTGATAGTGAATCTCAAAAAAATGAAATACTAGCGGTTGCAGACCTTATAAAATCTGAGGTTAATGTAAAAGAAATTGAAGTTCTAGAAGATGCTTCGGATATTTTAGTAAAACAAATAAAACCAAACTTTAAAGTTCTTGGCCCACGTTTTGGAAAAGACATGAAAGCCATCGCGCAATTAGTTAATAACTTCACTGCTAGTGACATAAAAAACATCGAGCAAAATGGTATTTTGGACATCGAAGTTAACGGAAAAAGTATTACCTTAGAACGTACAGATGTTGAAATAACATCACAAGACATCGAAGGGTGGTTGGTTGCAAACGAAGGTTCATTAACTGTAGCTTTAGATGTAACGATTTCTGAAGAATTACGTAAAGAAGGTATTGCGAGAGAATTAATAAACCGCATACAAAATTTACGAAAAGATTCAGGATTAGAAGTTACCGACCGTATTAATGTAACTTTTCAAAAAGACGAACATATTGTCAAGGCTGTAGAAGCAAATATTGCGTATATTAAGTCTGAAACACTAACAAACGAATTAAATATTATTGATAATTTACAAGATGGTATAGAAATTGCTTTTGATGAGGTAAATACCAGATTGTATATCCAAAAAAACTAA
- a CDS encoding LamG-like jellyroll fold domain-containing protein, which translates to MHLNNFKSRFILLISFVLFNTANAQLSDLHFLPPLKQDSNNQAIQQQTIYLSTPVTSSFTVNVYIGTSTTPIKSFSLSKSTPVSYDLANGDNNITLVTNANTGIVLSNAGLRFEAPSSNKFYVNYRGRSSAQAASITSKGRAAMGQKFKWGGAPIEANHSSMSATLGIMASENDTNIIISGYNPNCKFRLGSDLDGITSNSISVTLQKGESYVVEAPKDATDENIDGWIGASIDSDKDIVISNGMLNFGVSASSASRDAGADQPVPEDKLGKEYVFVRGYGGTTNEYVIIIGTQANTNVYVNGNTTPFANIDEGEYAEIPSSYFSGSLVGENMLVTTSKDAYAYQVISGASTIYTVSLNFVAPVNCLMPDSMDYIYDIKDIAGITASGGLFLIASSTTPNSNIIVEDETGTVTLPEPLTVAGTSSWKSFYISDLTGNVSVESSGPIAVGFLGYNGARGIAGYFSGFDTVPEVDLQVGGGGCLPGAIVEVYDETFDSYQWFEDGVSIEGATDPTYTPTKSADYYVRVVKGGCTYDSQPLSAYYCNPDILLNKTVDKESLIEGETAIFTIEVENFGVNPVTNLTVVDDIPSGLTLISSNPSIGTWSGNTWTIGTLSSGSKETIELQVQADEINTLITDLTNTAYNYQDQTDNNITTDSPSANISVYNYINEATVYFDGQDDYLDVDSFITNWDSATIMGWVKLESDNTGNLTGNYSIAGQETIRLYVTSGRTPAFLVYTQAQVTSSKTYPSNNIQVQPKAADNIKLDNDIWYHVAGVFDSSSQTIKLYLNGELLNTVTDSDLNSEILSTFDNGTPHTYANRDFVIGRYPTNTSTAGNAHFHGNIDEVRVFNRALSEEQLQQMVYQEIEDNSGNLIGTIIPKDIQDSQTNEKILWSDLQAYYPMTDIIGTTITDYSNNNHALTMHNITTINEQTAPMPYVSNYDGDWTSKSTWLHGDVWDITDTDTNKAWSIVSIQNDIDANHSIENIGLIIDSGKTLTINGDNLVQNNWYLELGGTLDLMNDSQLIQTKNSDLVTWENGKILRRQEGTSNVYWYNSWSSPVGVTGITSLTDNNTSANNNNNTDFEIDMIKFNSGLEGKFTSSYSGSGSISTYWLYTFINGLTYWDWEKISTSTPIKTGVGYTQKGTGNVGTEQEYIFEGKPNNGTILIDVIDKGGDGSVVSVSKTEYLLGNPYASALDIHKFIDDNEGLIDGTLQLWQQWSGASHNLRDYNAGYAQVNKLGACRARQFAGRNGGTTGGEVGTLTPTKYLPVAQGFITEIIATGKIEFNNSQRIFIKESDVDGTENNGSVFFKGAQGKTTTTTNITSEENVIQKIRLEFNSITGPETKRELLLGFSEQTSDAYDYGYDAESDDVNNNDLNLVLDGKNMNLQAYSEITEDKVVPLNFRSSGDNSFEIKISEKINLNEDQEVYLHDNLLGLYFNLNQEYGYSFTSTQGIFNERFEIVFQNETTTLSNEELATTENFIYFKNSANTLYVKKLNSEVTKLALINMRGQTVLEQQNVSSSELSNGIPFNNFATGTYIVCLRTEANEVLTKKIVIN; encoded by the coding sequence ATGCACCTCAATAATTTTAAGTCCAGATTTATTCTATTAATTTCATTTGTTTTATTTAACACTGCAAATGCTCAATTAAGTGATTTACATTTTTTACCTCCGTTAAAACAAGATAGTAACAATCAAGCTATTCAACAGCAAACAATTTATTTGTCAACTCCGGTTACAAGTTCATTTACTGTAAATGTATATATAGGCACGAGTACAACGCCTATTAAAAGTTTTTCTTTATCCAAATCTACTCCTGTATCTTATGATTTAGCTAATGGAGACAATAATATCACCTTAGTAACCAATGCTAATACAGGAATTGTGTTAAGTAACGCTGGTTTAAGATTTGAAGCTCCATCAAGCAATAAATTTTATGTAAACTATAGAGGTAGATCTAGTGCACAAGCAGCATCAATAACGTCTAAAGGTAGAGCGGCTATGGGGCAAAAATTTAAATGGGGTGGCGCACCTATAGAGGCAAACCATAGCTCCATGAGTGCTACCTTAGGTATTATGGCTTCAGAAAATGATACAAATATTATTATTTCGGGCTACAACCCCAACTGTAAGTTCCGTCTAGGCAGTGATTTAGATGGTATTACATCAAATTCAATTAGCGTTACCCTACAAAAAGGAGAGTCTTATGTAGTAGAAGCACCTAAAGACGCTACAGATGAAAATATTGATGGCTGGATTGGAGCCTCAATAGACTCTGATAAAGATATTGTTATCAGTAATGGAATGTTAAATTTTGGAGTAAGTGCTTCTAGCGCAAGTAGAGATGCTGGAGCAGACCAACCAGTTCCAGAAGATAAGTTGGGTAAAGAATATGTTTTCGTAAGAGGCTACGGAGGTACTACGAATGAATATGTTATTATAATCGGAACTCAAGCAAACACTAATGTTTATGTAAACGGGAATACAACACCATTTGCCAATATAGATGAAGGGGAATATGCCGAAATACCAAGTTCATATTTTTCAGGAAGTTTAGTTGGCGAGAATATGCTGGTTACCACCTCTAAAGATGCATATGCTTATCAAGTAATTTCCGGAGCTTCGACTATTTACACAGTAAGTCTTAATTTTGTCGCCCCCGTAAACTGCTTAATGCCAGACTCTATGGATTATATTTATGATATTAAAGATATTGCTGGAATTACTGCTTCTGGTGGATTGTTTTTAATAGCATCTTCTACAACGCCTAATTCAAATATAATAGTGGAAGACGAAACAGGAACAGTTACATTGCCTGAACCATTAACTGTAGCAGGCACATCTTCATGGAAATCCTTTTATATTTCAGATCTTACAGGAAATGTGTCCGTTGAATCCTCAGGACCAATTGCTGTCGGCTTTTTAGGCTACAATGGAGCTAGAGGTATTGCAGGGTACTTTTCTGGTTTCGATACTGTACCAGAAGTAGATCTACAAGTAGGAGGCGGAGGTTGCTTACCAGGCGCTATTGTAGAAGTGTATGATGAGACATTTGATTCTTATCAATGGTTTGAAGATGGTGTATCAATAGAAGGAGCTACAGACCCTACTTATACACCAACAAAATCTGCAGACTATTATGTAAGAGTTGTTAAAGGTGGGTGTACTTATGATTCACAACCACTTTCGGCATACTATTGTAATCCTGATATTTTACTAAACAAAACGGTTGACAAAGAAAGTCTTATCGAAGGTGAAACAGCAATATTTACTATTGAAGTAGAGAACTTTGGTGTAAATCCAGTTACCAATTTAACCGTTGTAGATGATATTCCTAGCGGACTAACTCTAATAAGTTCTAACCCCTCTATAGGAACTTGGAGTGGCAACACATGGACTATAGGAACTTTAAGCTCTGGAAGTAAAGAAACTATAGAATTACAAGTTCAAGCCGATGAAATAAACACTCTAATTACAGATTTAACTAATACAGCATATAATTATCAAGACCAAACAGATAATAATATTACTACAGACAGTCCTTCTGCTAATATTTCCGTATATAATTATATCAACGAAGCTACAGTATATTTTGATGGTCAAGACGACTATCTTGATGTAGATTCTTTTATTACTAACTGGGACTCTGCAACCATAATGGGTTGGGTTAAACTAGAAAGTGACAATACTGGAAATTTAACTGGAAATTATAGCATTGCCGGGCAAGAAACTATTAGACTATATGTTACTTCGGGAAGAACTCCAGCTTTTTTAGTTTATACACAAGCCCAAGTAACTAGTTCAAAAACATACCCATCCAATAATATTCAAGTACAGCCAAAGGCTGCAGATAATATTAAACTAGACAATGATATTTGGTATCATGTTGCCGGTGTTTTTGATTCGAGTTCTCAAACAATAAAACTTTATCTTAATGGCGAACTACTAAATACGGTAACCGACTCGGATTTAAACTCAGAAATACTATCCACATTTGATAATGGCACACCACACACCTATGCAAACCGAGACTTTGTTATTGGTAGATACCCAACCAATACTAGTACAGCAGGAAACGCTCATTTTCATGGAAATATTGACGAAGTTCGCGTGTTTAATAGAGCCTTGAGTGAAGAGCAATTACAACAAATGGTTTATCAAGAAATTGAGGATAATAGCGGAAACTTAATAGGAACAATAATCCCTAAGGATATTCAAGATTCACAAACTAACGAAAAAATATTATGGAGTGATCTTCAAGCTTATTACCCAATGACAGATATAATAGGCACAACCATTACAGATTATTCTAATAACAACCATGCTCTTACTATGCATAACATAACTACCATTAACGAGCAAACTGCACCCATGCCATATGTTTCAAATTACGATGGCGATTGGACTAGCAAAAGCACATGGTTACATGGAGACGTCTGGGATATAACAGATACGGACACAAATAAAGCATGGAGTATTGTAAGTATACAAAATGATATCGATGCCAATCATTCTATAGAAAACATAGGTTTAATTATAGATTCAGGTAAAACCCTGACTATAAACGGAGACAATCTTGTGCAAAATAATTGGTATTTAGAGCTAGGAGGAACACTCGATTTAATGAACGATTCTCAACTTATTCAAACTAAAAACAGTGATTTAGTAACATGGGAAAACGGCAAAATATTACGTAGACAAGAAGGAACATCCAATGTATATTGGTACAACAGTTGGTCGTCACCCGTCGGAGTTACAGGTATCACATCGTTAACAGATAATAACACCTCTGCCAATAATAACAATAATACTGACTTCGAAATAGATATGATAAAATTCAATTCTGGTTTAGAAGGAAAGTTCACCTCTAGCTATAGCGGATCAGGAAGTATTAGCACCTATTGGCTATATACTTTTATCAATGGATTAACCTATTGGGACTGGGAAAAAATATCCACATCAACTCCTATAAAAACCGGAGTAGGATATACACAAAAAGGAACAGGAAATGTAGGCACAGAACAGGAATATATTTTCGAAGGCAAACCTAATAATGGAACAATCTTAATCGATGTTATTGACAAAGGAGGAGATGGATCGGTAGTTAGTGTTTCAAAAACAGAGTATCTTTTAGGAAACCCTTATGCATCAGCACTGGATATACACAAGTTTATAGATGACAATGAAGGTTTAATTGATGGAACACTGCAACTATGGCAACAATGGAGCGGTGCTTCTCATAATTTAAGAGATTACAATGCAGGATACGCACAAGTTAATAAACTAGGGGCTTGTAGAGCACGCCAATTTGCAGGACGAAACGGAGGGACTACAGGTGGTGAAGTCGGAACACTTACCCCTACAAAATATTTACCTGTAGCTCAAGGTTTTATTACAGAAATTATAGCAACAGGAAAAATAGAATTTAATAATAGCCAGCGTATTTTTATAAAAGAATCTGATGTCGACGGGACAGAAAATAATGGTTCGGTATTTTTTAAAGGAGCACAAGGAAAAACTACCACTACAACTAATATCACTTCTGAAGAAAACGTTATTCAAAAAATTAGATTAGAATTTAACTCGATTACCGGACCAGAAACAAAAAGAGAGCTTTTACTTGGGTTTAGCGAGCAAACCTCTGACGCCTATGATTACGGATACGATGCAGAATCAGATGATGTAAACAACAACGATTTAAATTTAGTTTTAGACGGTAAAAACATGAACCTGCAAGCTTATAGCGAAATCACTGAAGACAAAGTTGTTCCGCTAAACTTCAGATCATCTGGTGATAATTCTTTTGAAATTAAAATCTCTGAAAAAATTAATTTAAATGAAGATCAAGAGGTTTATTTACATGATAATTTATTAGGGTTGTATTTCAATTTAAATCAAGAGTATGGATATAGCTTCACCTCTACCCAAGGTATATTTAATGAAAGATTCGAAATTGTATTTCAAAATGAAACAACAACACTAAGTAACGAAGAGTTAGCTACTACAGAAAACTTTATCTATTTCAAAAATAGCGCAAACACATTATACGTTAAAAAGCTAAATAGCGAAGTGACTAAACTAGCCTTAATTAATATGAGAGGTCAAACAGTTTTAGAGCAACAAAACGTATCGTCTAGCGAACTAAGCAATGGTATTCCATTTAATAATTTTGCGACAGGAACTTATATTGTTTGCTTAAGAACAGAAGCTAATGAGGTGCTTACTAAAAAGATAGTTATAAACTAA
- the radA gene encoding DNA repair protein RadA, translating into MAKVKTTFFCQNCGTQYAKWQGQCNACKNWNTIVEEVVQKPEKSDWKTPTSSTKRASIPLRIKDIDSSKEARLDTFDGEFNRVLGGGIVPGSLTLLGGEPGIGKSTLLLQISLKLPYKTLYVSGEESQKQIKMRAERVNPNNNNCYILTETKTQNIFKQIEALEPDIVIIDSIQTLHSDYIESSSGSISQIKECTTELIKFAKETATPVLLIGHITKDGNIAGPKILEHMVDTVLQFEGDRNHVFRILRANKNRFGSTNELGIYEMQGSGLREVTNPSEILISKKDEDLSGNAIAATLEGMRPLMIEVQALVSTAVYGTPQRSATGFNAKRLNMLLAVLEKRAGFRLGAKDVFLNITGGITVDDPAIDLAVVASILSSNEDVALQKDFCFAAEVGLSGEIRPVQRVEQRILEAEKLGFATIFVSKYNKISLKNTTIKIQLISKIEDLVSNLT; encoded by the coding sequence ATGGCTAAAGTAAAAACCACTTTTTTTTGCCAGAACTGCGGCACGCAATACGCCAAATGGCAAGGGCAATGTAATGCCTGTAAAAACTGGAACACCATAGTTGAAGAGGTAGTGCAAAAACCAGAAAAAAGTGATTGGAAAACACCGACATCCTCGACGAAAAGAGCATCGATTCCATTAAGGATAAAAGATATAGATTCTTCTAAAGAAGCGCGACTAGATACTTTTGATGGTGAATTTAATCGCGTTTTAGGAGGTGGTATTGTACCAGGGTCATTAACACTTTTAGGCGGTGAGCCAGGTATTGGAAAAAGCACACTACTACTTCAAATTTCATTAAAATTACCTTATAAAACTTTATATGTTTCAGGTGAAGAAAGCCAAAAACAAATAAAAATGCGTGCAGAACGCGTTAACCCTAACAATAACAACTGCTACATTCTAACCGAAACTAAAACGCAAAACATATTTAAACAAATTGAAGCTTTAGAGCCCGATATTGTTATAATAGATTCTATTCAAACCTTGCATAGCGATTATATCGAATCGTCTTCCGGAAGTATTTCTCAAATAAAAGAATGTACAACCGAACTTATAAAATTTGCAAAAGAAACAGCAACACCCGTGTTATTAATTGGCCATATTACCAAAGACGGTAACATTGCAGGTCCAAAAATCTTAGAACACATGGTAGATACAGTTTTACAATTCGAAGGCGACCGAAATCATGTATTTAGAATTTTAAGAGCAAACAAAAACCGTTTTGGATCAACAAACGAATTAGGCATTTATGAAATGCAAGGTTCTGGTCTGCGTGAAGTTACTAACCCAAGTGAAATTTTAATTTCTAAAAAAGACGAAGATTTATCAGGCAACGCCATTGCCGCAACACTTGAAGGCATGCGCCCGCTTATGATAGAGGTGCAAGCCTTAGTAAGCACAGCCGTTTATGGTACACCACAACGAAGCGCCACAGGCTTTAACGCCAAACGCTTAAACATGCTTTTAGCTGTTTTAGAGAAACGAGCAGGTTTCCGCCTTGGCGCAAAAGATGTTTTTTTAAATATTACAGGAGGCATTACAGTAGATGATCCCGCAATAGATTTAGCCGTGGTTGCCTCTATCCTGTCTTCTAATGAAGATGTCGCTCTACAAAAAGATTTTTGTTTTGCAGCCGAAGTTGGACTTTCTGGAGAAATCCGTCCCGTTCAACGTGTTGAACAGCGTATTTTAGAAGCTGAAAAACTGGGATTCGCAACCATATTTGTATCTAAATACAATAAAATCTCTCTTAAAAATACAACGATTAAAATTCAGTTAATATCTAAAATTGAAGATTTAGTATCAAATTTGACTTAA
- a CDS encoding alpha/beta hydrolase codes for MKKSILLFFLFSLVINNTEAQVKYETIESSKLGETRQIKIQLPRGYNSNDNKSYPIFIVLDGDYLFEAVAGNVDYYSYWEDMPASIVVGVNQMETRYDDCLYSEQNSLPVETGAAFFEFIGQELVPYIEKTYRTVNFRVVVGHGQTANFINYYLLKPQPLFQGYISISPELAPSMIDYIPESLAKAESKIFYYLANTNNDGSSIKKMTKALNTDIAALDNKNIVYNFDSFDGPSHYSVPTHAIPNAIEDIFQIFQPISKKEYKETILELEISPALYLQEKYDAINELFGIDKKILINDFKAISAAIEKNELYEYYEELGKIARKEYPETLLGSYYIARFYEETGEPKKAMRTYQSAYTLEEVAGITKDEMLEKANLIKEDFGY; via the coding sequence ATGAAGAAATCTATCCTTTTATTTTTCCTATTTAGCCTTGTTATTAATAATACTGAAGCTCAAGTAAAATATGAAACTATCGAATCTTCTAAACTTGGAGAAACGCGCCAGATAAAAATTCAACTACCACGTGGCTACAACTCTAACGATAATAAAAGCTATCCTATTTTCATTGTTCTAGATGGCGATTATCTATTTGAAGCCGTAGCTGGAAATGTAGATTACTATTCCTACTGGGAAGATATGCCAGCATCTATAGTCGTTGGGGTAAACCAAATGGAAACCAGATATGACGATTGTTTATATTCTGAACAAAACTCTTTACCTGTTGAAACCGGAGCAGCATTTTTCGAATTTATTGGCCAAGAACTAGTTCCTTATATCGAAAAAACATACCGTACAGTAAATTTTAGAGTTGTCGTTGGTCACGGACAAACAGCAAATTTTATTAATTATTATTTATTAAAACCTCAACCACTATTTCAAGGTTATATATCTATTAGTCCCGAATTGGCGCCAAGCATGATAGATTATATTCCTGAAAGCTTAGCTAAAGCAGAATCTAAAATATTCTATTATTTAGCAAACACGAATAACGACGGGTCTTCTATAAAAAAAATGACCAAGGCTCTAAACACAGATATTGCAGCATTAGATAATAAAAATATAGTTTATAATTTTGATAGTTTCGATGGCCCATCACATTATTCTGTGCCAACACATGCTATTCCAAATGCTATCGAAGATATATTTCAGATATTTCAACCTATTTCAAAAAAGGAATATAAAGAAACCATTCTCGAATTAGAAATTTCACCAGCTTTATATCTTCAAGAAAAATACGATGCTATCAACGAATTATTCGGAATTGACAAAAAAATTCTAATTAATGATTTTAAAGCAATTTCGGCAGCAATCGAAAAAAATGAGCTTTACGAGTATTATGAAGAATTAGGCAAAATAGCAAGAAAAGAATATCCCGAAACACTTTTAGGCTCCTATTATATCGCACGTTTTTACGAAGAGACAGGTGAACCTAAAAAAGCGATGCGCACTTATCAATCTGCCTATACTTTAGAGGAGGTTGCTGGTATTACTAAAGATGAAATGTTAGAAAAAGCAAACCTTATTAAAGAAGATTTTGGTTACTAA